The window GGAGCCAGCATGGCTTGGACATGGAGAAGTCAGGCCAGACTAATCTTATCTCCTTTCTTGATAGAATGAGGAGTCTAGTAGATCATTAGAATGCTGTGGACATAGGGGGTATCTTGATTCCAGCAGAGCACTTGACAAACTCTCCCGTGATACCCTTGTTGACAAGATAAGAAGAGTACAGCTGGGCGAATGCACCCAACGGCTGCTCACTGAAGGCTTCACACCATCCTGGAAAGAGGGGATGGGTGGAGTGCTGCGTGGTTCTGTCCTGGGCCTCGTGCTGTTCAATACTTGTATAAAGGATTTGCAGTGGGGAGTGAAGGGGATGCTTTTCAAATCAGTAGGCAACATGAAGCTGGGGCGGGGGATAGCAAACAACTTAAGCTTTGAATCGCAATCCTATTAGGACAGGCTCAAAcactgggccaaaaccaacaagatgaagctCAACAGAGATAAATGTCAAGTCCtgcatttggaaagaaaaatcaaatgcacagctATAGGATGGATTAGACCTgtcttggcagcagtacatgtgacaGGGTCACAAGTGTCTTAGTGGACAACAAGTTGGAATTGAGCCAAAAGTGTGACGCAGCGGCTAAAAAAGCTAATGTAATCCCTGGTGGCACTAGGAGAAGCATAGggtccagatcacaagaagtaattgttctactctattctgcactggccAGACGTCACTTGGAATGttgtgtccaattctgggcccCATATTTTAAACTGGAAGGGgttcagaaaagggcaaccaagacagGAAAGGCTCTTGGTTGACCAAGTGCAAGtcctgcatttggggggggggacttccttTGCTCTCCTTGTTGCAGGGGAGATACTTTGGTCATGCTGGCTTctggcaccaggatggcccaacTGTAAGCAAGTATGAGGAGGCCAACGTGTCCCTGTCCGGAAACCCTCCTATCAAGGCAGTCTCATGGGAAGCTGGAAGGAGTTGAGGGGATCCAAGCCCTGAACTTGCAGGCTGAGAGGTGGCCTCTCCTCTCTGTGGCCcttgcaggcaggcagctgcccaTCCACTCCAGGAAGGGAAGCGGGGAAGCCATCCCCcagcctcttccttctcttcctggaCTGACTGAAGGGGGGTGCATGGGGCAGCCTCCCCCTTCGCACAGAGAGCTGCCTGCCTCTGGGTCAGCCTTCACTTGCCCCCACCCCGGCCAGCAGCTCCCTTAGAGGTCGCCACACAGGAGATGGCTGGCCCCTTGGACCACCAGCTCTTCCTTTCCAAAGCAGGGAGCTCCTGCTGTTTGCCCCAAACCCTGCAAGGGGGAGGCGACTCCGCTGACAGAGAAGGGCTCCCTGCATCTCCAGGGAGATGGGGACCAGCCAGGGCCACAGCAGAGGGGCTACAAGGGGGCTTCGGATTCCATCCGAGCCGCAGGCTAAGACCAGAAAGCGAATCTGCTTTCTCCCCCCGTCAGCCCAAGAGCTGCTCCTCCACACCCCCGCCCCGAGTAAcctaaaccaaccaaccaacccctcCAGCCTCAGGATTGGCAGAGAGGCTGCCTCCCGCCGGCCAGCCCCCTGGGACGGGCAGCTGCGCTTCCTTCACTTCGGGCAGGGTCTTGCTTGAAGCGAACAGGCCGTCAAAatgaccgcccccgcccccgaaaAAGCGCAAGGCGGGAGAGGCAGCCTGGCCACGCAAAGGACCCTGCGCGGGGTGAGGGCGCGGCCCGGCAGCCTCCTCTGCGACCAGGCCGGGGCTGGGGGCGGCGGGCGCCTCTCCGacggcatcagcagcagcagcagcagcccagccaaGACCCCCTACAGCGGCGGCTGGCAATGCGGGCCTGTTCGGAGTCTGGGCTAAATCGCCGCCGAAGAGTCCTATATCAGGCGTCAGAGAGACAGATAAAATGAACGCAtaagagcgccccccccccgggcgaGGAGGCCCACAGCTCAGAGGGAGGACCGAGGCCTCGAGCAGGCACCGGCGCCGCCAACCTGGCAGGAATCAGACCCGGCTGGCGCGTTTAAACCCAAAGTTTGCTGCAAGGACTTCCAAGGCGGTCAATCAAAGCACCGAGGCcagcctctccccccgccccgatttGGGGAGCAACGAGTCGGCCTCTCTGCCAGGggtcccgctgctgctgctgctgctgctgctgctgctgctgctgcttgcagaggAAGGTTGCCCTCCAGCCCAGTGTCCCCCAGTCCGGGCCAGGCAAGGCAGCGCCGCGTTACTCGGCGAAGCTGCTGttgtgttgggggcggggggcactgagatcgccccccccccccgttctcccTTTGCCAGGCACCGGCagctgcaagccccccccccccccccgccccgagccgGGGTCCCTGGAAGCCGGGTGGAGGAGCGGGGCGGCTGGGGGTGTGGAGCAGGCCAGGCAGGGTCCCCTCCACCTCgtgccctcttcccttccctggcCTGGAAGAAGCCGGCCGCATTCCTGACTTCCCGCCCTGAAAGGCGGGGTTTTCCCAGGCTCTGAGGCGGCAgctgctgcggcggcggccggcccccctctctccttgcttccgtccaagccgccgccgccggccgcGCCAAGCCAAGCAGCACACCGCCCGCCCCTCGCTCCCTAACCCTTCGCGGGCAGCGGCGGCAATGAAGCTTCCCGACACGTGCTCGGGCTCCAGGCCCCGCGGGCAGCTCcccttcttccctcctccctgcgcGCCGCgtcctcgctcgctcgctcacgGTGCGCTTGCTAGGGCAAGGAGGGGACTACCTCTCttacgccccccccgccccgcccctctcGGAACTCTCCCGACACCTCCACCCTCGTCGGGGCGGGGGCGCTGCTGCGGGCTCCTGACGGCGACCCACACGCGAGAGCCCtgccgctgccgcccctgccttgAGGCCGGCTCGCCGCCTCTGTTGACCCTCCGCCTTGCCTGCAGCCTGCATTATTGCTGGAGAGCGggcggggaggcggcggcggcggggtctGCTTCAGCCGCTTCCACCCCTGGCCAAATGGCCCCGCTCCTCCAGCTCCCAAGAGCGTTTTGCGGAGGGTCTCCCCCTTGAGTCTTGGACCGACGACCCTCTCGTGGCCGGCGATCTTACTTGACCCTTTCAAAATCAGACACCCCGTCCCTTAGTATATTTCTAGGAGAGGAAGAACTCGCAAGCAGAGGCCGGGaaagggcgggcgggcgagcgccACAAGCCCGAGCCAGCCTCCCGGACaaccgcggcggcggcggcagtctCAGCTGTAGTGGTGGCTTGCAGCGCGGCAAGGGTTAAAGAGGGCGCTTGATTGACAGGACGGCCTCTGGTGCCCGGAGCCCAGGCGTGCGCCATTGGCCGCCGGTCGTTGTGCCAGGCAGCCAATGGGTGGGCGCCGTCCACGAGCGGGGCCGCGTGCCTCCCTCTCCCATTGGCTGAAAGTCACTGTGGGAAAGAAAGTTTGGGAAGTTTCACACGAGCCGTTCGCGTGCAGCGCAGGCTATAAATAGCGGCCGCCAGGCAGGGAGCCGGCCGGGATTTCGCCGGCCGCGCAGGGCGAGCGCTCCGACAGgcgctgcaggcaggcaggcaggcgagcgagcgagcgccACCGCCGAGTCTAGACCGCGTGTCTGCTCAGTCCGCGCGCAAGCGGTCTCGAGAACCGGTAGCGGCAGTgccgccttcctcctcctcctcgttcttctccctttcccccgcCGCGACGGCGGTTCAGGATTGCAGCTCAGCTGACGCCGGCCCGACGCGCGTCTGTGCACCCAGCAGGCTGCCAGTGTCGCCGGTGCCTCTGCCCTGCATCGGATCGCTCGGCGGCGGGCGAGGCTCACCATTGGGGTCCGCTACCAGCAGGCGAGCCTGgggcgcgccgccgccgcctcctcctcggggGCCAGGATGCCGGCGGACCTGATGGAGAAGACCTCCTCGTCGCCAGTGGCGGCCACCCCGGCCAGCGTGCACGCCACGCCGGACAAGCCCCGCACGGCTTCGGACCACCGGAAGGTAACGAGAGAGCCGGCGGGCCGGCTGCGGCGCCGCGCGGGAGGGTTGCGCGTGGCTGGGCTCGGGCCGCGCCTCTCGCTGGCGGGGCAGGGGCTGACGCtggctcgctctccctccctccctccctgcctcccttgcAGTCGTCCAAGCCCATCATGGAGAAGAGGCGGCGGGCGCGGATCAACGAGAGCCTGGGGCAGCTGAAGACCCTCATCCTGGACGCCCTCAAGAAGGATgtaagtggcagggaggggcccTGGGGTCGCCCTTGCCCCGCCACCCGCTCCAGAGGGCCCGCGCCTTTTTTCCTGGGAAGGGAGCCCGGCTACACGCCCGGGAGCTCGGCGCGCGTGTGTAGGGACCTCTCTGAACCGCCCCAGGACGCGAAAGGCGAGGATGCACACGACCAATCTACCCGGCCTCCCAGAGAGCCCTTGGACAAAATGGGTGTTGTTGTTGCCAGAATACCTCCTATTCCCTGCCACCCGGAAGGCCACTATCTGCACAACAACGGCCCTGCAAGGCAGGCTCCCCTGGCTGTGCTTGATGCGTTTCATAGAGTAGTTATTCAAGCTCCTTGTCGGCCTCCTGGTTTCTGAGGCGCTCGGCTCGGGACAAAGTGCACTGAGAGTTTGGTAGCTTTGGGGCGGCTGAGGTGTGGGTCCGCCAGGTGGATCCCTCCTGCGCTGCTGTGCTGTGAGCCGGGAGAGGGCACCTGCCTGCCCCTCTTGTGCatctttgggagggagggagggcgggaggggaaGCACCCTGCCTTGTGGTCTCTCTTCTGGAATCTCTGGCACTAGAGCCAGGCGGGGGAGCTGCACAGCTGCATTGCAGCCCCCCCTTGACATCATGGGACCAGCCACCCCCACGTGCCTTCCCATGCCCGAGCTGCCCCCACTCTGAcgcgcctcctcctcttcctttgcttTGCAGAGTTCCCGGCACTCGAAACTGGAGAAGGCGGACATATTAGAAATGACAGTCAAGCATCTGCGGAGCCTGCAGCGGGTCCAGATGACTGGTGAGTGGCCGGGCGGGggtcctcccctgcctgccccaggTGGTCTCTTCCAGACTTCCGCCTGTGGCTTTGAATGCCATTCAGGCTGCATTTTCCTGACTGCTTTCCCAGGCTTGGCCTATTACTTATGGCCACAACTCCCAAGTTGTTGCTGTTCCAGaaaagcagcggtggggggggtgtGGAGAAGGGAGGcttgcaggcaggtgggggggtgatgggacagggaggggacgagcagccagtggagggaggggtccTCCTCATCGTGCTGCTGAGGGATTAGAGAGTTGTctccgcctgcccgcccacctgcccgccGATCCTCCCTGGGGGAGCTCCTGTCTTCTCTTCCTGCGTGTGTGCCTTGGACAGAGAGAGGAGGGGTGCTCTCCCTGAGCTCAGCCGGGTGACTTccctctggggaggagaggagcCTCCCCTCAAGGGCTGGGGCTGTGGCTCTGTATGGCCCCCCTCACGCGCCAGCTAGGTAGACAGGAGGAAGGCCCTGGAagagagcagccccaccccaccccaccccaccccgagtgGGGCACGGGAGTCTCTTCCCGACAGTCAGCCgcttcttgccttcctctcttgcAGCTGCTCTGAGCACAGACCCCACCGTGCTGGGCAAGTACCGGGCCGGCTTCAACGAGTGTGTGAACGAGGTGACCCGCTTCCTCTCCACCTGCGAGGGGGTCAACACGGAGGTCCGGACGCGCCTGCTTGGACACCTGGCCAGCTGCATGAGTCAGATCAACGCCATGAACTACCCTCCCCCGCAGCCGCCGCAgccgccaccccctccccccggggCCCCGCATGGCCCCTCCTTTGGGCAGCCCCTGGTGCAAATCCCCACTGGCGCCGCCGCACCCCCTGCTGGCAACGCGGTGCCCTGCAAGCTGGGCAGCCCCGCTGGGGAAAGCGCCGCCCAGGTCTACGGAGGCTTCCAGCTGGTGCCTGCCTCCGACGGGCAGTTTGCCTTCCTCATCCCCAACACGGCCTTTGCGCCCCATGGCAACGCTGTCATCCCCCTCTACGCCAGCGGGGG of the Hemicordylus capensis ecotype Gifberg chromosome 3, rHemCap1.1.pri, whole genome shotgun sequence genome contains:
- the HES1 gene encoding transcription factor HES-1; amino-acid sequence: MPADLMEKTSSSPVAATPASVHATPDKPRTASDHRKSSKPIMEKRRRARINESLGQLKTLILDALKKDSSRHSKLEKADILEMTVKHLRSLQRVQMTAALSTDPTVLGKYRAGFNECVNEVTRFLSTCEGVNTEVRTRLLGHLASCMSQINAMNYPPPQPPQPPPPPPGAPHGPSFGQPLVQIPTGAAAPPAGNAVPCKLGSPAGESAAQVYGGFQLVPASDGQFAFLIPNTAFAPHGNAVIPLYASGGVGSGMPPAAATAAAAAAAATSAALSPGSGAPSLPADSVWRPW